A stretch of DNA from Mucilaginibacter daejeonensis:
CAGATTTATGTAGATAATAACCACGAGATACAATTGATACCAAGGGTAGGCGACCACCGCATTTTGCTGGGTAATGCCGACTCGTTGGATCGAAAGTTCCATAACCTCGAGATCTTCTATAAACAGGCCCTGCCTAAGGTGGGTTGGGACCGCTATAAAGTGATCAACATCAAATACGCCAACCAGGTGGTGGGCATAAAGAACGACGGTTTGACCGACAGCACGGCCATTAGGCAGGTCAAGCCAAAATTAAGAGCTGATACATTGATAAATAACGAACAACGATCAAAAGATACATCTACCGCCCAATTTTAAAATAGTTATGGAAAAAAGTATACCACAAGAAAAGAGCTCGCCAATTGTAGTAGGATTGGATATTGGTACTACCAAGATATGCGCTATTGTTGGGCGCAGGAGCAAGAATGGAAAGATAGAGGTACTGGGTATTGGTAAGGCCGAGAGTGCAGGGGTTACCCGTGGTATGGTATCAAATATTGACAAGACCGTGCAAGGCATCAACGTTGCGGTGGATGTGGCAGGTTCACAATCCAACGTAGAGATAAGGGTGGTGAACGTGGGCATTGCCGGCCAGCACATCAAAAGTTTACAGCACCGCGGCCTGATCACTCGCCGCGATCTTAATACCGAGATCGGCCGTAAGGACATCGATAAATTGATCGAGGATATGTACAACCTGGTGATGCCTCCGGGCGAGGAGATCATTCATGTATTGCCGCAGGAATTCACGGTAGATAATGAGCCGGGCATCAAAGATCCGATCGGTATGTCGGGCGTTAGGTTAGAGGCCAATTTCCATATCATATCAGGCCAGGTGACCGCGATCAAGAACATCGTTAAATGCGTGACCAAGGCACAGCTCGAGAGCCAGGAACTTATCCTGGAGCCGCTGGCATCGTCGGAGTCGGTGTTGAGCGATGAGGAAAAAGAAGCCGGTGTGGTATTGGTAGATATCGGTGGTGGTACCACTGACGTGGCCATCTTCCACGAAGGTATCATCCGTCATACTGCAGTGATCCCATTCGGTGGTAATAGCATCACCGAAGATATTCGCGAGGGTTGTTCAGTAATGCGTAACATAGCCGAGCAATTAAAGGTAAGATTTGGATCTGCCCTGGCCGATGAGAACAAAGAGAACGAGATCGTTTGCGTACCGGGACTGCGTGGCCGTGAGCCAAAAGAGATATCGGTGAAGAACCTGGCTTACATCATTCAGGCCCGCATCGAAGAGATCATCGAGCATGTTTACTACGAGATCAAATCATCAGGATATGAAAAGAAACTGATCGCCGGTATCGTGATCACCGGTGGTGGCGCGCAGTTGAAGCACCTGTCGCAACTGGTGGAATATGTTACCGGGTTAGATTGCCGCATCGGTTACCCGAACGAGCACCTGGCCAAGAACGAGGTTTTACCAAAAGGTATATACGAGGAGCTGCAAAGCCCGACGTTCGCTACCGGTATCGGTCTGCTGATCAAGGGTATCCAAAAAATGGAATACAACAATGCTACCCTGCCACAATCAGAGACCAAGGTACAAAAGACCAAGTATGCCGATGAGCGCAAGTTCGGCCTGTTAGGACGCATACTGGAGACAGGTAAAAAATTCATTAAGGACGATATCAAGGACGAGGACTTTTTAAAGTAATTTGCTATTCCAATACCGCGTTATAGAGTATGTGAGAGCTGTTTTTAAAGCGCTTGCGAGAGTTATTAACAATTGAAGAAATGTTGATAACTTATAGGTAAAAAGCATTAATATTACGTACTTTTAAACAAGGGAACCATCTATTCACATAACCCTGAAAATTAGTAACATGCAGTTTGAGATGTTAAAAGAAAGATCGTCGATCATCAAAGTTGTTGGTGTTGGCGGTGGCGGTGGTAACGCTGTGAACCACATGTACAAGCAAGGTATCACCGGTGTTGATTTCATTATCTGTAACACCGATGCGCAAGCTTTGGAGCTTAGTCCTATACCTAACAAAGTGCAATTGGGTTCAAGTTTGACCGAGGGCATGGGTGCCGGATCTATCCCTGAGGTAGGCAAGAACTCGGCCATCGAGAACATCGAGGACGTAAAGCGCATGTTAGGCACCAACACCAAAATGCTGTTCATTACAGCAGGTATGGGTGGCGGTACCGGTACCGGTGCCAGCCCGATCATTGCCAAAGCAGCACGTGAGATGGACATCCTGACCGTGGGTATCGTGACCACACCATTCTCTTTTGAAGGCAAGCGTCGTAAGATGCAAGCCGAAGAGGGTTTGGA
This window harbors:
- the ftsA gene encoding cell division protein FtsA produces the protein MEKSIPQEKSSPIVVGLDIGTTKICAIVGRRSKNGKIEVLGIGKAESAGVTRGMVSNIDKTVQGINVAVDVAGSQSNVEIRVVNVGIAGQHIKSLQHRGLITRRDLNTEIGRKDIDKLIEDMYNLVMPPGEEIIHVLPQEFTVDNEPGIKDPIGMSGVRLEANFHIISGQVTAIKNIVKCVTKAQLESQELILEPLASSESVLSDEEKEAGVVLVDIGGGTTDVAIFHEGIIRHTAVIPFGGNSITEDIREGCSVMRNIAEQLKVRFGSALADENKENEIVCVPGLRGREPKEISVKNLAYIIQARIEEIIEHVYYEIKSSGYEKKLIAGIVITGGGAQLKHLSQLVEYVTGLDCRIGYPNEHLAKNEVLPKGIYEELQSPTFATGIGLLIKGIQKMEYNNATLPQSETKVQKTKYADERKFGLLGRILETGKKFIKDDIKDEDFLK